A stretch of Kiloniellales bacterium DNA encodes these proteins:
- a CDS encoding acyl carrier protein — protein sequence MSDPLESRIVQIVQNTLRENGDEKDVVITAEASMESVSGWDSLTFMKVFLAINEAFGINPDFDDAIHYTSVKSLHDYLAKQVA from the coding sequence ATGAGTGACCCGCTCGAGAGCCGCATCGTTCAGATCGTCCAGAACACGCTGCGCGAGAACGGTGACGAAAAGGACGTCGTCATCACCGCGGAGGCCTCGATGGAGAGCGTCTCCGGCTGGGATTCTCTGACCTTCATGAAGGTGTTCCTGGCGATCAACGAGGCTTTCGGAATCAACCCCGACTTCGACGACGCGATCCACTACACCTCGGTGAAGTCCCTGCACGACTACCTGGCGAAACAGGTGGCGTGA
- a CDS encoding AMP-binding protein: protein MLGPSARRKLLARLHDVVRNHADRVAVLEQERQVSYAGFGRMIAGVQSALAETGGNAAAPVGLLLDRSALAYAAMWGAIAQGRAYVPLNPHHPAVRLQSIVLQAGVEVILCDAGTRDLAERLGIDKAKVVVPSLPAGDAEDRAPAWHEGPDRGEIAYVLYTSGSTGRPKGVPISYDNLLAFVDNLDGTIDYRCEDVCSQVCELSFDFSVHEIYLALLNGCALCPARPIDLFNPAAYIAGRGITVWISVPSLARVILNNGVAIGDSLGSIRLSIFNGEALTARLAANWSAAAPNSEIWNNYGPTECTVAVTAQRWSDDPDIVESDVVAIGVPFPGCTTALLDGAEITATSAAAEGAAGELLLATPQCFAGYADPDLPSPFATDGAGTRYYRTGDRALWRSGRLYHLGRIDHQVKIGGHRIELMEVEHQLRRELETESLAVIAHPAERPVELVLFLSGVSEAPKLNPERLGLPDYMMPKRTVLLDALPTTPHGKLDRNALHARAEARSGNAA from the coding sequence ATGTTGGGGCCGAGCGCTCGCCGGAAGCTGCTGGCGCGGCTGCACGACGTGGTCCGCAACCACGCGGACCGCGTCGCCGTCCTGGAACAGGAACGGCAGGTCAGCTACGCCGGGTTCGGCCGCATGATCGCCGGGGTACAGAGCGCTCTGGCGGAGACCGGCGGAAATGCCGCCGCGCCGGTCGGCCTTCTGCTCGACCGCTCGGCGCTGGCCTACGCCGCCATGTGGGGCGCGATCGCCCAGGGCAGGGCCTACGTCCCGCTCAACCCCCATCACCCGGCGGTCCGCCTGCAGAGCATCGTCCTGCAGGCCGGCGTGGAGGTGATCCTGTGCGACGCAGGCACCCGCGACCTGGCGGAACGGCTGGGGATCGACAAGGCGAAGGTCGTCGTCCCGAGCCTCCCGGCCGGTGATGCCGAGGACCGCGCCCCCGCCTGGCACGAAGGGCCGGACCGCGGCGAGATCGCCTATGTCCTCTATACCTCCGGCTCCACCGGCCGGCCCAAAGGCGTTCCGATCTCCTACGACAACCTCCTCGCCTTCGTCGACAACCTCGACGGGACGATCGACTATCGCTGCGAGGATGTCTGCTCGCAGGTCTGCGAACTCTCGTTCGACTTCAGCGTCCACGAGATCTACCTCGCCCTGCTGAACGGCTGTGCGCTCTGCCCCGCGCGGCCAATCGACCTGTTCAACCCCGCTGCCTACATCGCCGGCCGGGGGATTACCGTCTGGATCTCGGTGCCGTCCCTCGCCCGGGTCATCCTGAACAACGGCGTCGCGATCGGCGACTCGCTCGGCAGCATTCGCCTGAGCATCTTCAACGGCGAGGCCCTGACGGCGCGCCTGGCGGCCAACTGGAGCGCGGCGGCGCCGAACTCGGAGATCTGGAACAACTACGGGCCGACCGAATGCACAGTGGCGGTGACGGCGCAGCGCTGGTCGGACGACCCCGACATCGTGGAATCCGATGTCGTCGCCATCGGCGTCCCCTTCCCCGGCTGCACGACCGCGCTGCTCGACGGCGCTGAGATCACGGCCACCTCGGCGGCGGCGGAGGGCGCCGCCGGCGAGCTGCTCCTGGCCACGCCGCAGTGCTTCGCCGGCTACGCCGATCCCGACCTGCCCTCGCCCTTCGCCACCGACGGCGCCGGGACTCGCTACTACAGGACCGGCGACCGCGCGCTCTGGCGCTCGGGGCGGCTCTATCACCTCGGCCGCATCGACCACCAGGTGAAGATCGGCGGGCACAGGATCGAGCTGATGGAGGTCGAGCACCAGCTGCGGCGCGAGCTCGAAACCGAGTCGCTCGCGGTCATCGCTCATCCGGCCGAGCGGCCGGTCGAGCTGGTGCTCTTCCTTTCAGGGGTCTCGGAGGCGCCAAAACTGAACCCGGAGCGGCTGGGACTGCCGGACTACATGATGCCCAAGAGGACGGTCCTGCTCGATGCCCTGCCGACGACCCCCCACGGCAAGCTGGACCGCAACGCGCTCCACGCCCGCGCCGAGGCCCGGTCGGGCAACGCCGCATGA
- a CDS encoding MBOAT family O-acyltransferase, whose product MIDAISFLILIALSIGLSHVMAPTGRLNRLFWTVAPGALLLFIVHPLALLFALTSYLLSSLVYAAGLAVSSTRLKARMPYGILLLLFIPDFTHLIVETPILWLGSAFFIIRQMMTVAQAIKNEAGRADFFPALLLSTFFFGALPSGPVFNGLQIWQQLKEERAADYGEGIYRLFEGFVFLFAIAGFASAAMPILKVQAADMFTESNFAGAVLMKFIGEPLAAFAFLFATFYGYSRMAEGSALSLGFEVPQNFNKPHLARDLGDFWKRWHRSMADFVMQYIYLPLLVTTSYTKLALIAAFVFMGLWHNLSPGFLIWGLGHGIALAVVLPLLKRRNFAPAFLRVASLAYVVFLSSIAHGVWSA is encoded by the coding sequence ATGATTGACGCGATCTCATTCCTGATCCTGATCGCGCTCTCGATCGGGCTGTCCCATGTCATGGCGCCGACCGGCCGCCTCAATCGTCTCTTCTGGACCGTCGCGCCGGGCGCACTGCTGCTCTTCATCGTGCATCCCCTCGCGCTGTTGTTCGCGCTCACCTCCTATCTCCTGAGCTCGCTGGTCTACGCGGCCGGCCTCGCCGTCAGCAGCACGCGGCTCAAGGCCCGCATGCCCTACGGCATCCTGCTCCTGCTCTTCATTCCGGACTTCACGCATCTGATCGTCGAGACGCCGATCTTGTGGCTCGGCAGCGCGTTCTTCATCATCCGGCAGATGATGACCGTCGCCCAGGCGATCAAGAACGAGGCCGGCCGGGCGGATTTCTTTCCCGCCCTGCTGCTCTCGACCTTCTTCTTCGGGGCGCTGCCCTCGGGTCCGGTGTTCAACGGGCTGCAGATCTGGCAGCAGCTGAAGGAGGAGCGCGCGGCCGACTATGGCGAGGGCATCTACCGCTTGTTCGAAGGCTTCGTCTTCCTCTTCGCGATCGCCGGCTTTGCGAGTGCCGCCATGCCGATTCTGAAGGTGCAGGCGGCCGACATGTTCACGGAGAGCAACTTCGCCGGCGCCGTCTTGATGAAGTTCATCGGCGAACCGCTGGCCGCCTTCGCGTTCCTCTTCGCCACCTTCTACGGCTACTCCCGCATGGCGGAGGGCTCCGCCCTCAGCCTCGGCTTCGAGGTGCCGCAGAACTTCAACAAGCCGCACCTGGCCCGCGATCTCGGCGATTTCTGGAAACGCTGGCATCGCTCCATGGCGGATTTCGTCATGCAGTACATCTATCTGCCGCTGCTGGTGACGACGTCCTACACAAAGCTGGCGCTGATCGCGGCCTTCGTCTTCATGGGCCTGTGGCACAATCTCTCGCCCGGGTTCCTGATCTGGGGACTCGGCCACGGGATCGCCCTGGCCGTCGTCCTGCCGCTCTTGAAGCGGCGCAATTTCGCGCCGGCCTTCCTTCGGGTCGCCTCCCTGGCCTACGTCGTCTTCCTCTCGTCCATCGCCCACGGAGTCTGGTCGGCATGA